From a single Miscanthus floridulus cultivar M001 chromosome 8, ASM1932011v1, whole genome shotgun sequence genomic region:
- the LOC136471861 gene encoding uncharacterized protein isoform X1, whose amino-acid sequence MEIERPPQPPPLAAAVAAAAAISTVLGDDDLLREILVRLGLPTSLLRAALVCRRWLRHASDPAFLRRFRDLHPPRLLGAYLSTSAGPAPRLRFLPIRPVPELAAAARRAGSFFDAFKGSSAAVYDSRGGRLLVTTFDDRHDSTHQVCRPLSPGGDTTVVPPPPPPPPIQLNNDEECLIYHYGEFLRDDGDGRSYFCVVMGFSELQTTVYLYELHDINWVVKASAAAQLALLPPKSRVMLFDSANFYMLSTTNRILVCDFPSSSISVMELPNGVENKPGGCIMLSRGGSSGIFLIYVKESQLLIFHHRMGANDPGSWSLVDSVSLRQVCANLDTARWPSVDGPSAGVKLCAVGDNAEFVLLEIFGTIVFLDITNRQAEKVYELTPEDKELVSVRPLMLIWPPVFPQLKNAYYDQKGRCELESNQISIKFQSSTCRPKDEKHNKITEGPAS is encoded by the exons ATGGAAATCGAGaggccgccgcagccgccgccgctcgccgctgcTGTGGCTGCGGCGGCAGCCATTTCCACGGTGCTCGGCGACGACGACCTCCTGCGCGAGATCCTCGTGCGCCTCGGCCTCCCCACCAGCCTCCTCCGTGCCGCTCTCGTCTGCCGGCGCTGGCTCCGCCACGCCTCCGACCCGGCCTTCCTCCGCCGATTCCGTGACCTCCACCCGCCCCGTCTCCTTGGCGCCTACCTCTCCACCTCGGCGGGCCCCGCCCCGCGCCTGCGGTTCCTCCCGATCCGTCCGGtcccggagctcgccgccgccgcccgccgcgccggCTCCTTCTTCGACGCCTTCAAGGGATCCTCGGCCGCCGTCTACGATAGCCGCGGTGGCCGCCTCCTCGTCACCACCTTCGACGACCGCCACGACTCCACGCACCAGGTCTGCCGCCCGCTGTCCCCGGGCGGGGACACCACCGTGGTTCCGCCacccccgccaccgccgccgatcCAGCTCAACAACGACGAGGAGTGCCTCATCTACCACTACGGTGAGTTCCTTCGCGACGATGGCGACGGCCGCTCCTACTTCTGCGTGGTGATGGGGTTTAGCGAGCTGCAGACCACCGTGTACTTGTACGAGTTGCACGACATCAACTGGGTTGTCAAAGCCTCGGCAGCCGCGCAGCTCGCTTTATTGCCACCCAAATCAAGGGTTATGCTCTTCGATAGCGCCAACTTCTATATGTTGTCCACAACCAACAGGATCCTTGTGTGTGATTTTCCATCCTCAAGTATCTCAGTCATGGAGCTCCCCAATGGGGTGGAGAACAAGCCCGGTGGTTGCATCATGCTTTCCAGGGGAGGTAGTTCTGGAATCTTTCTGATCTATGTTAAAGAGTCTCAGCTTCTCATCTTCCACCACAGGATGGGCGCCAATGATCCAGGCAGCTGGTCCCTAGTGGATTCTGTTTCTTTGCGTCAGGTGTGCGCTAATCTGGATACGGCAAGGTGGCCATCTGTGGATGGACCTAGTGCTGGTGTTAAATTATGTGCTGTTGGGGACAACGCGGAGTTTGTGCTCTTGGAGATATTTGGTACTATTGTATTCTTGGATATTACAAACAGGCAAGCAGAGAAGGTGTATGAGCTGACACCAGAGGATAAAGAGTTGGTCAGTGTCCGTCCCCTGATGTTGATATGGCCTCCAGTTTTCCCTCAGTTGAAGAATGCATATTATGACCAAAAGGGGCGATGCGAG CTTGAGAGCAACCAGATCAGTATCAAATTCCAAAGCTCAACCTGCAGACCAAAAGATGAGAAGCATAACAAGATCACTGAAGGACCAGCTTCATGA
- the LOC136471861 gene encoding uncharacterized protein isoform X2: MEIERPPQPPPLAAAVAAAAAISTVLGDDDLLREILVRLGLPTSLLRAALVCRRWLRHASDPAFLRRFRDLHPPRLLGAYLSTSAGPAPRLRFLPIRPVPELAAAARRAGSFFDAFKGSSAAVYDSRGGRLLVTTFDDRHDSTHQVCRPLSPGGDTTVVPPPPPPPPIQLNNDEECLIYHYGEFLRDDGDGRSYFCVVMGFSELQTTVYLYELHDINWVVKASAAAQLALLPPKSRVMLFDSANFYMLSTTNRILVCDFPSSSISVMELPNGVENKPGGCIMLSRGGSSGIFLIYVKESQLLIFHHRMGANDPGSWSLVDSVSLRQVCANLDTARWPSVDGPSAGVKLCAVGDNAEFVLLEIFGTIVFLDITNRQAEKVYELTPEDKELVSVRPLMLIWPPVFPQLKNAYYDQKGRCEAQSTA, from the exons ATGGAAATCGAGaggccgccgcagccgccgccgctcgccgctgcTGTGGCTGCGGCGGCAGCCATTTCCACGGTGCTCGGCGACGACGACCTCCTGCGCGAGATCCTCGTGCGCCTCGGCCTCCCCACCAGCCTCCTCCGTGCCGCTCTCGTCTGCCGGCGCTGGCTCCGCCACGCCTCCGACCCGGCCTTCCTCCGCCGATTCCGTGACCTCCACCCGCCCCGTCTCCTTGGCGCCTACCTCTCCACCTCGGCGGGCCCCGCCCCGCGCCTGCGGTTCCTCCCGATCCGTCCGGtcccggagctcgccgccgccgcccgccgcgccggCTCCTTCTTCGACGCCTTCAAGGGATCCTCGGCCGCCGTCTACGATAGCCGCGGTGGCCGCCTCCTCGTCACCACCTTCGACGACCGCCACGACTCCACGCACCAGGTCTGCCGCCCGCTGTCCCCGGGCGGGGACACCACCGTGGTTCCGCCacccccgccaccgccgccgatcCAGCTCAACAACGACGAGGAGTGCCTCATCTACCACTACGGTGAGTTCCTTCGCGACGATGGCGACGGCCGCTCCTACTTCTGCGTGGTGATGGGGTTTAGCGAGCTGCAGACCACCGTGTACTTGTACGAGTTGCACGACATCAACTGGGTTGTCAAAGCCTCGGCAGCCGCGCAGCTCGCTTTATTGCCACCCAAATCAAGGGTTATGCTCTTCGATAGCGCCAACTTCTATATGTTGTCCACAACCAACAGGATCCTTGTGTGTGATTTTCCATCCTCAAGTATCTCAGTCATGGAGCTCCCCAATGGGGTGGAGAACAAGCCCGGTGGTTGCATCATGCTTTCCAGGGGAGGTAGTTCTGGAATCTTTCTGATCTATGTTAAAGAGTCTCAGCTTCTCATCTTCCACCACAGGATGGGCGCCAATGATCCAGGCAGCTGGTCCCTAGTGGATTCTGTTTCTTTGCGTCAGGTGTGCGCTAATCTGGATACGGCAAGGTGGCCATCTGTGGATGGACCTAGTGCTGGTGTTAAATTATGTGCTGTTGGGGACAACGCGGAGTTTGTGCTCTTGGAGATATTTGGTACTATTGTATTCTTGGATATTACAAACAGGCAAGCAGAGAAGGTGTATGAGCTGACACCAGAGGATAAAGAGTTGGTCAGTGTCCGTCCCCTGATGTTGATATGGCCTCCAGTTTTCCCTCAGTTGAAGAATGCATATTATGACCAAAAGGGGCGATGCGAG GCTCAAAGTACAGCTTGA